In the Triticum aestivum cultivar Chinese Spring chromosome 2B, IWGSC CS RefSeq v2.1, whole genome shotgun sequence genome, ctaggagcttgtttaagaccataaagggctttgtgaagtttgtaaacatgatttggtttcttaggattgacaaagccgggaggttgcttaacataaacttcctcctctatttcaccatttagaaaagcacttttaatgtccatttggtacaaggtgatatcatggtgattagcataggcaagtaagatgcgaatggactcaagtctagccacgggagcataagtctcaccatagtccataccttcgacttgtgtgtagccttgggagacgagacgtgctttgttgcgaactacttgtccatcttcatcttgcttgttgcgaaacacccatttggtaccgatgatgttgtggttgttgtcgggcttctcaaccaatgtccaaacttggttcctctcaaagttgtgtagctcttcatgcatagcatttatccaatccggatcttcctatgcttcttcgaccttcataggttcaatgctagagatgaaagaatagttttcacaaaagttagctaaacgagttttagagcgagtgattctcccggtttgaatatcattgtagatttgctcgacgggatggtctttagaaattcttgctctaactcgtgaaagcttttgcttggttcttggttgaacttattcttcatcttgttcttcttcttggccttcttcattgttggcgttggcgttctcttgtcgtggtggagaaggaggtcgttgacgttcaacttgatgcacttcctcgttttcttcatcttggtgtgtcccacttgtggatgcttccgtatcaactcttggttcaccttgtcgtgaagtagaagcttccacttggacggacgaggtactctccttcacctccgttggacgaaccttgccaatagacaagtcttggattgcttccgaaggatctttgtctcctacataaattggcaattgctctacttgcgagccgttagattcatcaaacttcacatctgccgtctcttcaacctttcgggtgaaattgttgtagacatggtaagtgtgagagtttgagccataacctagtaggaaaccttcatgagacttaggagcaaatttagaacgacgatgcttatcaagaatgtagcactttgagccgaatactcgaaagtatccaacttggggtttgttaccggtgaggagctcgtatgccatcttgctgagtagcttgtgaagatacaagcgatttgttgcatgacaagctgtctcaaccgcttctgcccaaaagtgcttcggcgtcttgtactcatcaagcatcgttctctccatttcgatgagcgtccggttcttcctctcaacaactccattttgttgaggtgtgtacgtagcggagaactcgtgtgaaattccttcttcatcaagaaaggtgtccacatttgtgttcttgaactccgttccgttgtcgctgcgaaccttcttcatcttcacttcaaattggttttgggccttcctagcaaatttttgaagatcttttggacctgcgatttatcatcgagaaagaacacccatgtaaatcttgaaaaatcatcaactataactagaccaaaagaatttccaccgagactcttgtaagagttgggaccaaagagatccatgtgaagtagctcaactggcctccttgtggtcatgatgttcttcacgagatgccttcctccaacctgtttacctgcttgacaagcactgcaaagtctatgcttatcaaatatgacatcgctaacaccaaggatatgatttcctttaataagcttgtcaaggtttcgcataccaacatgacctagtcgtctatgccataaccaaccttttgaggatttagcaatgaagcaagttttggttgagcctttttagtgaaatcaacaatgtatagatcacctctacgtatgctggtaaagaccattttatgattgtctcaacgaaacacttggcaatctacttcaataaataggacattgaaaccgaaatgagcaagtctagatactgaaagtaggtcgtaaccaagagattcaacgagcatgacattttgtatggagctatcatgtgatatggccaccttaccgaggccaaccaccttaccctttgagttatcaccgaaagtgacatactttcgaggaccatcgttttcagcaagctcacgaaacatgtctttatctccggtcatgtgatcggtacatccactatcaagaacccattcctttcctcctgacatatatccccgaagatttgccataagaccaaagtgtctcattgcatcatcaagatcgaagtcactatcatcatcctcatcatagtatccatgttcaacatcgtcatgtggtggatcaaatcctagagagggtgattcgttagagtgagcttgacaatgatcttgcttatgaattcttatagcttcggaaataatatcaccaataattccaacatctcctttggcacgcataagatttgtaagttcaaatagacgatcaccaaacataggatcactagtattcatcttactcaaggcaatagacttatgaagaatttcatcaagatttttcaaggaataatttggaaagtgctcctcaagaaatttccatatagtgcaggcacatccaatcaagtttctaggcaatcctctaataataagtttggcagttctaagattcctaaccatgtcaattgactcataaagagtaggatgcataggatcaacatgaggtgcacaagggctaacaatatacttgttcaaatgatattgattgaaaattacaagcatctcatttttccactcacgaaaatactctccatcaagaataggcactctatgtctaagactccccaaagtagactcatccatcttcctccaatggtgattaaaccaaggcaatggagaccaatgctctaataccacttgtaggaccttgagaagacgtgtctagaggggggtgattagacactaagtaccaaagtagcagtttttaatctttttaagtttaagtggagtttaggcacaagtttaacattcacaatacataacaagcaagcatgcaaagagtatatgagcagcggaaactaaagcatgcaacttgcaagaatgtaaagggaagggttttggaggattcaaacgcaattggagacacggatgtttttgtcgtggttccgattggtggtgcaatcgtacatccacgttgatggagacttcaacccacgaagggtaacggttgcgcgagtccacggagggctccacccacgaagggtccacgaagaatcaaccttgtctatccaaccatggccgtcgcccacgaaggacttgcctcactagcggtagatcttcacgaagtaggagatctccttgcccttacaaactccttggttcaactccacaatcttgtcagaggctcccgaatgacacctagccaatctaggagagaccactctccaagaagtaacaaatggtgcgttgatgatgaactccttgctcttgtgcttcaaatgatatctccccaacactcaactctctctcacaggatttggatctagtggaaagaagatttgagtggaaagcaacttggggaaggctagagatcaagattcatatggtaggaatggaatatcttggcctcaacacatgagtaggtagttctctctcagaattaggatgctggaagtgtaggtttgttctgatggctctctccacgaatgaagaggaggtggaggggtatatatagcctccacacaaaatctaaccattacacacaatttaccaaactcggtgggaccgaatcaacaaactcggtcggaccgatttagcaaatctagtgaccgttaggattttcggtgggaccgatatgcaactcggtaggaatgatatggttagggttagggcataacgtaatctcggtgagaccaattacacaaactcggtgggaccgattttggtaattagctaaccagagagttggtcaggcaaactcggtgggaccgattactcaaactcgatgggaccgattttggtaataagttggccagaaagtttgcattgtaatctcggtagtaccgattgctcaaactcggtgagaccgattttggtaatggacatacacagagatattacaatcccatctcggtgagaccgagatccctatcggtgagaccgatttgcctagggatTATGGCAgcggctatgacatctgaactcggtggcgccggatagaaagaatcggtggggccgagtttgactttaggtttaggtcacatatgtggaagtgggaaagcagttgagggtttttggagcatatcactaagcactgtggagcaagaaactcattaagcaacacctcatccctccttgatagtattggcttttcctatagactcaatgtgatcttggatcactaaaatgtaaaagtgaagagtcttgagcttgaagcttgagccaatcctttgtccttagcatccagaaggagttcccacatcctttagtccatgccactccattgttgaacttatctgaaacatactagataaaagtgttagtccaacaagagatatgttgacattaattaccaaaaccacctagggagcacttgtgctttcagattgtctattgactagcctggcctcggtttatataacacaccagaggcctagggtttaggagagtccttgtcttgggcgccaagtcttgtggaatcctccttgtatgcggcatgggctgcccgaagtggcccatgagtgaacagccatgggggtcctcggcccgatatAGCTGTTCGGGAGACGACGTGtcgagtaccccctagtccaggacaccgtcacataCCACTTAAATTTGTACTTTCTAGAACTTGCTTTTCTGTATTGAGTCAAGTGGATATGAGTTTCAGTTTCTAGAACTTCCTTACAGTTGAAATGATAAGTAATTTCAGTCTGCTGTCATCCCGCTGATGTCGTCGCCCCTTTCCCGTGCCTCCTTCCCCCTCCCCACCACCAGATGATGCCGGCGGGCTAAGCCCTCCTGGCAGACGGCGGTGACGAAGAGATCCCTCGCGTGCCCGCGAGGTCTTCTTGGTGGGGAGGCTCTTCCTCCCGATCTACGTGTCGCATCTCTCGTACATTGAGGATGATGTTGGAGATGGGGTCGAGGAGGCCGAAGCAGAAGCCGCCAGTGGCGAGGGAGCAGGCGAGGCCCGGGATAGTCGCGCAGGGTAGTCGGTCGAACGCCTCCTCGTAGAAGCGGCCTATGAGGTTGTGGACGGCCTGTTGCGAGTCTTCTTGGGGCGCAATGCCGACGTTGTTGCAGCTATTGTTTAGGCACGAGATCAGGCCCCTCCGAGAGCCGCCAAAAGTGGATTGTGACGCCATCAGTTAATCTCGATCGTCGACCAGGCACGAAGACACTATTTTGTGGCGGCGGAAGGCGTTGGTTTCGGAGGAGATCGATTTGTTACTGATCAATCCTCGAAATAGGCTTTCGCACCGCTGTATAGATATAGCAACCACCTGATACATCTATGAGTCCAATGGGCAAACAACACAAGCTCacccaaaaaaataaaagagaaagaaaaaaagaaactaatGTCAACGGAGTCGGGTCGACTAAAACTTTGATGACCCGCAACCGCTACACCCTCTAGAGAATTTTCACCACGGTCCTAGCACTTGAGACCGCCGCATACCAAGCAACAACTTCAGGAAGGAACACgccgatgacgacgctgctgcccggactggTCCTAGGGTTTCCGCCGGTACTCGGAGGGGTGTGGGGAAGGGGAGTAGCACACTTACCAATGTTGCTAGAAAGAAGTAGAAGGGGGATTTTTTTAGATCACAGAGTAGAATTTGTTTTTTAAGGCAAAACCGCAAAAGGGAGTAGAATTCGGTTTATTTTTTAGCAAAGTAGAATTCGAATAGGGTGAGAAAAAATAAGTTGGGGTCTCGTCCTTTAGGCCCGGCGTTTCTTGGGCCAGCCCTACTGGGCTCGTGGCGTGCTGAGCGtgaaggagtctgagagaaaattagttttttttttttAGACAAATTAGTTGGGTCTCCTCCCTTCGGCCCGGCGTTTCTTGGACCAGCCTACTGGGCTCGTGGCGTGCTGAGCGTGAGGAGGAGCAGAAGAACACGTTCTTGGAACTCTATCCCCCGTAGGCGGCGGCGAGTGTCCTGGCAGACGGCAAGCCTGAATCCCCAAAACAAACCAGAGAGCGAGAGGATTTGGAAGAAATCCCTCATCTTTGAAGGAGATGGCGGGTGACTCCGAGGAGCAGAAGTCCGAGCTCTTCAACATGGTTAAGGAGATCATGTCCCTGCACAGGGAGCGCACGGACCTGCTCGCCGCCCTCACCCCCGGGGTCTCCGTCTGGAAGCGGCGAGGGCCAGGAGAAGAGGCCCTAGTCCGGAGGCTCGCCGGAAGGGACTACACGGCCCCCGTCCAGGGCCAGGTCAAGGAGATGGAGACGGAATCGGCCTCGACGGCGGAACAACTAGAGCTAGGGAGGTGCTTTGATTCTATCGTCCAGGACACGGGGGACCTGGGTCACCGGATGCTGTCCATGGCGTACGCTGTGGTCAAACCCGATAATGGTGCCGCCCTCTCCTCGTACATGGCCGACGAGCTGGTTAACTCGACGTCCGCATTAATGCACGCCTGCAAGGAGCTGTACCAAGACACCACCGACGATAATGAGCaggcggcagcagaggaggagcAGAAGAACACATTATTCTTGGATCTCTGCGACAAGTTCCTGAGAGAACCCTTGAGCTACGAGAACGAGTTGGCGTTAGTGGTTaccagggaggaggtggaggagtacgagcaggaggtggagaaaaagaagaaaatgaaggaggagctgcgtcagcaGAGCATGGCATATTGGAAGCAATGGGAGGAGAGACAGAAGCAGAGGGATAGGTACGAGAGGGAGAAGGAGATGGGAAACGTGGAGGAGTATGAGTTGAGGTGGGCGAAGGCAAAggcgaaggagaaggaggagaagaagaggagggagaaggaccAGGAGGAGCAGAACAAGGAGGAGGCCACAATGGAGTATCTCAAGACGGGGATGGAGGCGACCGGGGAATTATTCGCGGATTATCGGTTCGGTTGGGAAACCCGATGCGGCAGCAAGGGTGTAAGGTGCGGCGGCTTCCGAGACACAAGTAAGCAAAACGTGCATCTTGACTCTCTGCTTGTCTAGAAATTCTAGCATATCACTTAAATTTGTATTTTCTAGAACTTGCTTTTCTGTCTTGAGAGTCAAGTGCATATGAGTTTCAGTTTTTACTGTCTAGTGTTGAGTAAATGTATGTTCCGTGGTATTATTCTCAACACATCACAAGTAACATGTTGTCAGGGATTGTATCTTTTTGCTTCATAGTTCAGGGTAGAGTTTATTTTCAGTGTATATGTTTACAAGCAtgacttgccttttagcttttttTACAATCATCATTTCTATAATTTATTACTGTTTTTTCTACTTGTACTTCTGCTTTATAGGGTAGTGTAGTTTCTGCTGCTTTTTTCTTCTTGTATTTGTTTCATGATCATTTGTGAAGTTAAAAATTTCTTTGCTTCTACTTGTAAGCACTTCTATCATTCACTGTTATATTTAAACACTTCTTACAGTTACGATGTTCATGATTTATAGTGTGGACTATTCATATATTTGCTTGAATTATTAGCGCAATACTTCTCGTTGCTAGCTGAACTTAGAGTATTCATACGGAATGTACTTGTGGGACTCCATTAAGCTTGTGGAAAACTGGTACAAAATGTGTCAAAAGCAAATCCACTAGAATTATTTGCAGGGCtcatatatacatgttattgcttGTAAAATTCGAATCAAATTGTAACTGATCACTAGCTTCCTTTCTCCTTGTATAAGTAAAGGGAATATATTTTGCTTAATTTGGTTGCTCACATTAGATTTCTGACAGTATGCACTTTGCTTTTTGCTGCAGCGACATTGAGCCCTATGCATTTTACGCATTACACACCCAATACCATCCGATCCTCATGTGGTGTCACTGGGAGCACCTTGCAGATCTACTCCATCAGAATTCTTGAACTAAAAAGAGGATTGAACTGGCCACTCAAACTGTACGGAGTGGTAGCTGCTCGAGACACGGTGGATCGCAACCGCAACATTGTCTTCTCTCGGTCAAGTCATTACTCTCAAGAACTCAATGAAGATGTATGCATTGTATTCAGTTTTCTCATCGTTTTCCATAGTTTCTTCTTCGTGCTTTCGTAGTCTATTGCAATTAAGTAAGCTTTTTTCTTGCCCAACCGTCGCAATTAACTGTTAATGATACGATGCTTGTAGGGCTCTTCTTTATGTCTGACTGGCCCGTCTCGTGCAATTGTAGCTCTGGGCCCTGTTGACTTTGAAATTGAACTGAAAATAGAAGAGGGAGAGGAGTCCCAAGAGAAAGAATTGATCACTCTGAGCAAGCGGTATGACGGTACAAGTACCTCCCTCATGTTCGAGAACAGTTTGTGTGTAGCGGAGTTAAAATTTAAGCAGATTACTGAAGCGGTCCAGGCCACCGTCATGGGTGTATGCCTTGTTGAAGGGGACTGGCCTTTTGAACATGGATGCCGAGTTGCTTGCTTCTTATCTGCTGCTGCAGATGAAGTTGTGGCTGATGCAGATGAATTTGTGTTGCTTGATTGTCGCGGTGATGATGAAGAAGTGCGTGTAGGGTCAGACGGTTACCTTCATCTGTCGAGGAATGTTGTGTCGGTGCAATCACAAGGAACATTGGTAGTTGTCATACGAACCTACTTGGAGTCCGGTCAGGCTGCTCAAGATTCGAAGGTCGAATTCCCTGCCAAGCTTTGCCAAACTAGTGAGAGTGAATGTTCAGTTGGCAACAGTAAGGTGAAGATCGTTGTTGCTTGGTCCCTCCTTGTCAAGGAGAAGCAGGACCTCCTGCTGGATTGCCCAGCGGTAGAGCCTTGAAGAATTTGTGTATCATGCATGTAAGGTGTTCGACTCTAGCTTATGCCATCCAACTATTTAACTCTGGGTTGTTTGTTAACATATTTGTGTACCAACTATTTAACTCTTAGTGGTTTGTTGAATTATCTGTGTACCCGACTATTTAACTCTTAGTGGTTTGTTAGAATGTTGAAGTCTTTGTATATCGATCTGTTCGCATTTCATGGCTCGACTCCGATGTTATTCTATCTGTTCTTCCTTTCTTTTCATCACTTTCACATTAGCTTCCAAGAGTGAAGTCTCTctctgttatggcgctgctagaaggagggcgcaagagggccggccaggggcctttctgcccacggccgggcaagagggaagggatttccttcttaattcatGTAGGCGCTGCATGAGTTTTCTTTGTACTGGTAGGTTGATAAAGAGAACTGAAAGATTTGTCAGGCATAATGTCCTGTGTTTTTTTAGTTGGAACACATTTTACATACAGTTTGGAGTACTAGCTTGCTGGTCCTCATGTTTTCTGTAGCCATGCAGTTTATAATTGCACCCACTTGCAGCAACTAGCTGGAGTAGATTATGGCAAGTGAAAGCAACAAAATTTCTTGTAGGAAGAGTTCAATAGTAGGAAGAACTGTTTTAACTGAATTTGGACTTGGTGCACTAACTTGGCaattttgcttgcttcttgtgtgcttgctTGCAGTGCACTGCTTGAGTAGTTGTCCCCTACAAGATCAGTAGCAGTAAGTACAGAAAATACTCCTTCCAAGACACAAATGCAGACATTATAAATACTCCAGTTTCCTTGCAGACATTATAAATACTCCTTCCAAGACACAAATGCAGAAAATACTCCTTCCAAGACACAAATGCAGACATTATAAATACTCCAGTCCCCTACAAGATCAGTAGCTGATTTGCTTTCTCTTCTCTGTAGCAAGTGCAGTAGTGTCCTCTCTTCCTCTCTTCTTTTTCAGTAAAGTGTAGGAGTATTTTCTTCTCTACTTTAACTGAAACATTCTTCTGTTAATTAATATAAATTGAAACATTTTCCTTTAATTAACTTAAACCTTTTCAGTTAATTAAAACTAACCGAAACCTTTTGTGTTAATTAAAATTAACTGAAACACTTTTATTAATTAAAATAAACTGAAATATTTTCCTTTAATTAACGTAAACCTTTTCAGTTAACAAATG is a window encoding:
- the LOC123039566 gene encoding uncharacterized protein — translated: MAGDSEEQKSELFNMVKEIMSLHRERTDLLAALTPGVSVWKRRGPGEEALVRRLAGRDYTAPVQGQVKEMETESASTAEQLELGRCFDSIVQDTGDLGHRMLSMAYAVVKPDNGAALSSYMADELVNSTSALMHACKELYQDTTDDNEQAAAEEEQKNTLFLDLCDKFLREPLSYENELALVVTREEVEEYEQEVEKKKKMKEELRQQSMAYWKQWEERQKQRDRYEREKEMGNVEEYELRWAKAKAKEKEEKKRREKDQEEQNKEEATMEYLKTGMEATGELFADYRFGWETRCGSKGVRCGGFRDTTTLSPMHFTHYTPNTIRSSCGVTGSTLQIYSIRILELKRGLNWPLKLYGVVAARDTVDRNRNIVFSRSSHYSQELNEDGSSLCLTGPSRAIVALGPVDFEIELKIEEGEESQEKELITLSKRYDGTSTSLMFENSLCVAELKFKQITEAVQATVMGVCLVEGDWPFEHGCRVACFLSAAADEVVADADEFVLLDCRGDDEEVRVGSDGYLHLSRNVVSVQSQGTLVVVIRTYLESGQAAQDSKVEFPAKLCQTSESECSVGNSKVKIVVAWSLLVKEKQDLLLDCPAVEP